One Erysipelothrix amsterdamensis DNA window includes the following coding sequences:
- a CDS encoding aldo/keto reductase — protein sequence MIYKTLSNGTSMPMLGLGTYRLLEEDAYEIVLKALELGYRHIDTAMIYENEEAVGRAIKASGVAREDLFITTKCWNEDQGYETTLKAFELSLEKLGLEYIDLYLIHWPQPSSHETWRAFEEIYRNKKAKAIGVSNFNTQQLEALLEEAKIVPMVNQVERHPFLVQSELKSMCDRYGIACEGWMPIARNKVADSNAVLALADKYHKTAAQITLRWQIQTDWTVFPKTQSMIRLEENFDIFDFALTNEEVEIVNKLNENLRLGTNPNKYNFK from the coding sequence ATGATTTATAAAACATTGAGTAATGGAACATCGATGCCGATGCTTGGTTTGGGAACCTATCGTTTACTTGAAGAAGATGCATATGAAATTGTTTTGAAAGCTCTTGAACTTGGATATCGTCATATTGATACTGCGATGATCTACGAAAATGAAGAGGCGGTCGGTCGTGCGATCAAGGCTTCAGGTGTTGCTCGTGAAGACCTCTTCATAACAACGAAATGTTGGAATGAAGACCAAGGGTATGAGACGACACTTAAAGCATTCGAATTATCGCTTGAAAAACTTGGCTTGGAATATATTGACTTATATCTAATTCATTGGCCACAACCAAGCTCGCATGAAACATGGCGCGCTTTCGAAGAAATCTACCGTAATAAGAAAGCAAAAGCGATTGGTGTGTCAAACTTCAATACGCAACAATTGGAAGCGTTGTTGGAAGAAGCGAAGATTGTTCCGATGGTCAACCAAGTTGAACGACATCCATTTCTAGTACAATCAGAATTGAAATCGATGTGTGATCGTTATGGAATTGCATGCGAGGGGTGGATGCCGATAGCTCGTAACAAAGTAGCGGACAGTAATGCTGTGTTGGCTTTAGCGGATAAGTATCACAAAACTGCTGCTCAAATTACATTAAGGTGGCAAATACAAACGGACTGGACAGTTTTCCCAAAAACTCAATCGATGATCCGTTTGGAGGAAAACTTTGATATATTTGATTTCGCACTAACAAATGAAGAAGTTGAAATTGTGAATAAGCTTAATGAAAATCTACGTTTAGGTACGAATCCAAATAAATACAATTTTAAATAG
- a CDS encoding heavy metal translocating P-type ATPase — translation MWKDTLLSLKETILCGILLLLGALLKNNVLLILAIAIGGYNQTKEGITDTIQNKHLNVELLMILSAIGACLIGYYMEGAVLIFIFSLSGALEELTLDRSQREIRSLMELQPTEATRINKNGSTEVVSVESLQIGDKVIVAVGETVPIDAMIYKGQSSIEEAAITGESMPKEKGVGDSVFGGTMNISHPITIEVNTLVNDTLIQKIVKMVEEAQQYPSKTARFIERIEDYYARIVLVVVLLVVLIPIITMGQPFETAFYRGMILLVVASPCALIASVTPATLSAISNGAKRGILVKGGIHFENMMDAKAVAFDKTGTLTQGVPSLTNVFYMDDVDAREVGEAVIAIEQYSTHPLANAVVSGLYKQLNIEDYPSANNVEEIAGFGIKGVYAGKEYRIGKFEHMTSEDQIVTDKGLEFADNGNSLVYIQQDDDVIGVLGLTDVIRPEALSLVHWLNKNNIKTVMITGDNKKTAEHIGTQIGVSKIVAECLPDEKATIIRDLEREYGTVVMIGDGINDAPALANATIGIAMGSGTDIAMEAADIILVKDDIHGIQYAMELSLKLRKIVIQNVSFSIGVILLLVISNFFDRISLPLGVVGHEGSTILVILNSLRLLKEIKIER, via the coding sequence ATGTGGAAAGACACACTATTAAGTTTAAAAGAAACCATATTATGTGGGATTTTATTATTGCTCGGTGCACTACTTAAAAACAATGTACTATTAATATTAGCAATTGCAATTGGTGGCTATAACCAAACTAAAGAAGGAATTACAGATACAATTCAAAATAAACACTTGAACGTTGAACTCCTTATGATTTTATCGGCGATTGGCGCATGCTTAATCGGCTACTATATGGAAGGCGCTGTATTAATATTTATTTTTTCTCTATCAGGAGCACTTGAGGAGTTAACACTCGATCGCAGCCAGCGAGAAATTCGTTCTTTAATGGAACTGCAACCGACAGAGGCTACGCGTATTAATAAAAACGGAAGTACAGAAGTTGTGTCCGTTGAGTCATTACAAATTGGAGATAAGGTGATTGTGGCAGTTGGTGAAACAGTTCCAATTGATGCAATGATCTATAAAGGTCAAAGTAGTATTGAAGAAGCTGCAATTACAGGGGAATCAATGCCTAAGGAAAAAGGTGTGGGAGATTCCGTATTTGGTGGAACAATGAATATTTCGCATCCAATTACAATCGAAGTTAATACTTTGGTTAACGATACCCTCATTCAAAAAATTGTTAAGATGGTAGAAGAAGCACAACAATATCCATCAAAAACTGCCCGATTTATTGAGCGCATCGAAGATTATTATGCGCGTATAGTATTGGTTGTTGTTTTATTGGTTGTTCTTATCCCTATTATTACAATGGGTCAACCTTTTGAAACTGCGTTTTATCGTGGGATGATTCTACTCGTTGTGGCATCACCATGTGCGCTCATTGCGTCTGTTACACCAGCAACGCTTTCTGCAATCTCAAATGGTGCCAAGCGCGGAATTTTAGTAAAAGGCGGTATTCACTTCGAGAACATGATGGACGCCAAAGCGGTAGCTTTTGACAAAACCGGAACGCTAACACAAGGTGTACCATCTTTAACGAATGTATTCTACATGGATGATGTTGATGCTCGCGAGGTTGGTGAAGCCGTTATCGCAATAGAACAATATTCAACACATCCACTTGCGAACGCTGTGGTATCAGGTCTTTATAAACAATTGAATATCGAAGACTATCCATCTGCAAACAACGTTGAGGAAATTGCCGGCTTTGGTATTAAAGGTGTTTATGCGGGAAAAGAATATCGAATCGGTAAGTTTGAACACATGACATCAGAAGATCAAATCGTTACGGATAAAGGTCTGGAATTTGCTGATAACGGAAACAGCCTTGTTTATATCCAACAGGATGATGATGTTATCGGTGTTCTAGGACTTACAGATGTTATTCGTCCAGAAGCATTATCTTTAGTACACTGGCTAAATAAAAACAATATTAAGACTGTAATGATTACGGGAGATAATAAAAAAACAGCAGAACACATCGGAACACAGATTGGTGTATCGAAGATTGTTGCTGAATGTCTACCTGATGAAAAGGCAACAATTATAAGAGACTTAGAACGAGAGTACGGAACCGTCGTCATGATTGGGGATGGAATTAATGATGCGCCAGCTTTAGCGAATGCAACAATTGGGATTGCTATGGGAAGTGGTACAGACATCGCAATGGAAGCTGCTGATATTATTTTGGTTAAAGATGATATCCACGGAATTCAGTATGCGATGGAGTTATCACTGAAACTTCGTAAGATAGTGATTCAAAACGTAAGCTTTTCAATCGGAGTTATTCTCTTGTTAGTGATTTCAAACTTCTTTGATCGAATATCATTACCTTTGGGGGTTGTTGGTCATGAAGGAAGCACTATTTTAGTAATTTTAAACAGTTTAAGACTCTTGAAAGAAATAAAAATCGAACGATAA